A genomic region of Branchiostoma lanceolatum isolate klBraLanc5 chromosome 4, klBraLanc5.hap2, whole genome shotgun sequence contains the following coding sequences:
- the LOC136432989 gene encoding uncharacterized protein, with protein sequence MEVRNEVHYDEFLDERKSRAQSGEKRREETQQSCQHLGPDDKHYAFAIVGIGCRMPGDTNSPSKFWDVISEGRNVITEIPPERWSLEAYHSTDPHQSGTHVTRKAGFVDDIDMFDHTFFKISPREAAMMDPQQRHLLEVTYEAFEDAGITPESVSESCGVFVGIGMMDYALFMAGDKHLFNSYVNTGIAHSVAANRISYAFNLKGPSLAVDTACAASMTALHVACSSLRNKECGVAIVGGSNVLLMPEVTVAFSAMGVLSPDGFSCPFDASANGYVRSEGFGAILVKPLSDAIRDRDHVYSVIRGSAISDNGFSQSITMPSSSAQEQLMRTTYARFGVPLSDVLYVEAHGTSTPVGDPAEAEAIGKTFGPHRPHPMRIGSGKSNFGHMECAAGMVGVIKTALMLDRRTLCPSVNYTSPTPKVDFEELGISVQTKVEKFPDNENVTLGVNCFGFGGALAHIIMEEHNATPPAARLYGKRGWQFGPSDQEGEFIILPLSGKSSDALRDLSYKWLTFQEEKDALAVSAWVATRRNHYQNRLAVVTNSGARAREGLQCHVNKMAADDVITGTAQNTRPKVCFVFPGQGQQWDDMGRKLYQLEPVFRETVDACDQIFTQVSGWSILQKAGLFTTGDSPAEFTLADMKVSQPAILFTQVGLFALLKHWGISPDVIVGHSLGEVAAAYACGGLTLDEAVQAIYIRSTEQAKQQGSGSMAAMRASRTEAEELVAKCQGVKLACDNSPTSVTVAGATDAIAALQDQNPTKVKMLRVSCAFHTDHMDPIRESFLEAMYSVQPDRHGEVPAPLYSTVTGQHYTGRFDGQYWWGNIRGEVKFTSAIRSIIHDHSPDVFIELGASATLLSSVNQTLKHENYPIKVTVPCGQRQQNDHKCMLRALATLYVNGVDINWTNVTQDAAEWTPVPTYAWQHQQHWQEAESSRKRRLGLEDRTFKGQNGNITLEKFPFLADHVVNDSVVFPGAGYIEYMVQMAVDSSENPTLEDIQFKHVLVWPEVSNKTNATIQLTYAKEGRKLEVATDRVHAGCLFIQPNNVSSESVLDTTPTEAMEKVTCQNFYERFSDLGLMYGPEFQVVNEAFVGDWKAIGFLKPATDAQQRVQTATLDGCFQVALAAIGPCSTLYLPTQIKTFRMFAPSLPLGEHMVAYATVVSRSSMSVKANITLATGQGNILAQIDGFEATNVSGINSDVDTDSCLYETRWQPVISPLPETSIFCDLFKEEHLQKQYSDDMEMIEAAEKALPSLKRLALSYVQLALDTVPDSEVSPRNKRYIERLRTVIDDMGKGTRDTMSLEEIHKSLDEMRIEVPAMGLEFSMLQRLGDILPTILRDPSAALPILFAADCLAEYFMDSLTTRLYYRACTDAIEQAVKTTLERKQTVRILEVGGRMGGLARYLLKPLKDQGDAGHIEYVFTDLNTTFFAHASQVLEDYNFVKYQQLDIEKAVEPQDFIPGTFDIVVCMDTLHSAVDVMEGLQNMQSLLCPGGWLVMFEATNAFYMCEVVFGSLELCWVYDDDYRTDTCWLSREGWSNLFTEGGMHDVVSVTSPQEFFHSITIGRKPTPSLSVPAILQTDDSQQWLLVGDPDSPLTSTIQRLLPDNTMVHSIGDRIEIHSEGPPIRVVYVWPEDDKSLAYTRSLTNALYQASGRVQDMWVFTVGGSAECARPTASAASGFFRVVNNEIRDLPIYTVDLPSDLLNGLTDVVETLLKSCPPERELSIRDGEVLTPRLMKTSISDDISTSPSGSWALDIAPGKTGTLDDMAFYEQTSTCLSDNEVKVKVHAAGLNFKDVMMALGLLEGLNLQTQFGLECSGTVVEVGNDVKNIKVGDEVIAFGDHCFASHVTCDQHFVMAKPSRISWTDAAGFSMVYITAYYALIERARLQEGQTVLIHSACGGVGQAAIQVAGMVGARLFCTAGSEDKRNYLRQMGITHVSDSRSTQFYHDVMEWTDGEGVDVVLSSLYGDLQTATMKSLKAGGTFCEIGKRSILEGVGMDMGPLLNNKTFLSVQLDLLMKERPNYVRKMMETICSLLEKGLVAPVLTTVKTIDDYKETFRWMSKGQHVGKVVFEMPAKFEPESVVPSTHILEANGTYLITGGFGGVGQALARWLVDHGAKHIALLSRNGCKTAENVHTVEYIESKGGKVYTYEVDVSNKTSLSNVLNHLRADTSVPVLKGIFHLAAVIDDANVLDVKDSQLEKSLAAKAWGALHLHELTQDDDLDIFFLLSSVTAAWGNPEQCGYVAANSILDALAEHRHRRGLPALSLQLGAVRGVGILEGNTKAAKIVTGKGMLTLHIDECLQMLPRLLKARDRPVVTLANMDWVKCMQFSYPTSMKFRHLAVGKNKEKTVDADLNEDDLREQVLEQLGQILCMPPGQIDPDQPMINYGVDSLMAVDIVNWMNKNFDLSVSQLDILGGMTTTTLVGKAVVGEVALPLRK encoded by the exons ATGGAAGTCAGGAATGAGGTCCATTACGACGAATTTCTCGACGAAAGAAAGAGCCGCGCACAGAGCGGAGAAAAGCGGCGCGAAGAGACACAGCAGTCATGCCAACACCTAGGTCCAGACGACAAGCACTATGCATTCGCCATAGTCGGAATCG GTTGCCGGATGCCTGGCGACACAAACAGCCCCTCGAAGTTTTGGGACGTCATCAGTGAAGGAAGAAATGTCATCACCGAGATCCCACCAGAAAGATGGTCCCTTGAAGCCTACCACAGCACAGACCCGCACCAGTCAGGCACCCACGTCACACGCAAGGCCGGGTTTGTGGACGACATCGACATGTTCGACCACACCTTCTTCAAGATATCCCCTCGGGAGGCCGCCATGATGGACCCCCAGCAGCGCCATCTCCTGGAAGTGACGTACGAGGCGTTTGAAGATGCAGGTATCACGCCTGAGAGTGTGTCTGAGTCATGTGGTGTGTTTGTGGGAATAGGCATGATGGATTATGCTTTGTTCATGGCAGGAGACAAGCACCTGTTCAACTCATATGTTAACACAGGAATTGCGCATAGCGTGGCCGCAAACAGAATCTCCTATGCCTTCAATCTGAAGGGACCAAGTCTTGCTGTAGATACCGCGTGCGCAGCATCAATGACGGCCCTCCATGTAGCGTGCTCCTCCTTGAGGAACAAAGAATGCGGCGTCGCCATCGTAGGGGGCAGCAATGTGCTCCTCATGCCGGAGGTAACAGTAGCTTTCAGCGCAATGGGGGTTCTGTCACCTGACGGATTCAGCTGTCCTTTTGACGCATCTGCCAACGGCTACGTCCGCAGTGAAGGGTTTGGAGCCATCCTGGTCAAGCCTCTCAGCGACGCCATCCGAGACAGAGATCACGTGTACAGCGTCATCAGGGGAAGTGCAATATCCGACAACGGCTTCAGTCAGAGCATCACCATGCCGTCCTCCAGTGCACAGGAGCAGCTCATGAGGACAACCTACGCCCGCTTCGGAGTTCCCCTCTCAGACGTCCTGTACGTCGAGGCGCACGGGACAAGTACGCCCGTCGGAGATCCTGCAGAGGCCGAAGCAATTGGGAAAACCTTCGGTCCACATCGCCCCCACCCCATGAGGATCGGGTCTGGCAAGAGCAATTTTGGACACATGGAGTGCGCCGCAGGCATGGTGGGTGTCATCAAGACAGCTCTGATGCTGGACAGGCGAACCCTCTGTCCCTCCGTCAACTACACCTCACCGACCCCTAAAGTTGACTTTGAAGAGCTGGGCATCTCTGTGCAAACTAAAGTAGAGAAATTTCCTGACAACGAAAACGTGACCCTTGGCGTGAACTGTTTTGGATTTGGAGGAGCCCTGGCCCATATCATCATGGAAGAGCACAACGCTACACCGCCAGCAGCTCGACTCTATGGCAAGAGGGGATGGCAGTTCGGACCAAGTGACCAAGAAGGTGAATTCATCATTCTGCCGCTGAGTGGAAAGTCCTCAGACGCCCTCAGAGACCTGTCTTACAAGTGGCTGACGTTTCAAGAAGAGAAAGATGCCCTCGCGGTTTCTGCATGGGTAGCGACGCGCAGGAATCACTATCAAAATAGACTTGCTGTCGTGACCAACTCAGGGGCAAGGGCAAGGGAAGGCCTGCAATGTCATGTCAACAAGATGGCTGCTGACGATGTCATCACTGGGACAGCGCAGAATACCCGCCCCAAAGTGTGCTTTGTCTTTCCTGGACAAGGGCAGCAGTGGGATGACATGGGCAGGAAGCTGTATCAACTAGAGCCTGTGTTCAGGGAAACAGTCGATGCATGTGACCAGATCTTCACACAAGTCAGCGGATGGTCCATTTTGCAGAAGGCCGGGTTGTTCACCACAGGCGACAGTCCCGCCGAGTTCACACTTGCAGACATGAAAGTCTCCCAACCCGCAATACTCTTCACCCAGGTGGGGTTGTTTGCTTTGCTGAAACACTGGGGCATTTCGCCTGATGTAATCGTCGGCCACAGCCTAGGAGAAGTTGCGGCAGCCTATGCATGCGGCGGTCTGACTTTGGATGAAGCTGTCCAAGCGATCTACATCAGGAGCACAGAACAGGCCAAACAACAGGGATCTGGGAGCATGGCAGCTATGCGTGCATCGAGGACAGAGGCTGAGGAGCTTGTTGCTAAGTGTCAGGGAGTGAAACTGGCGTGCGACAATTCTCCCACATCTGTCACAGTAGCAGGAGCGACAGACGCCATTGCTGCACTTCAAGATCAAAACCCAACAAAGGTCAAAATGCTGCGTGTCTCCTGTGCCTTCCACACCGACCACATGGACCCCATCAGAGAATCCTTCCTCGAGGCGATGTATTCCGTACAGCCAGACAGACATGGAGAAGTTCCAGCACCTTTGTACTCCACAGTGACAGGGCAGCATTACACTGGGAGGTTTGACGGCCAGTATTGGTGGGGAAACATCAGGGGAGAGGTCAAGTTCACTTCAGCCATTCGGTCCATAATCCACGATCACAGTCCTGACGTTTTCATCGAGCTTGGTGCCTCCGCTACGCTGCTGTCGTCCGTCAACCAAACACTCAAGCATGAAAACTACCCAATAAAAGTCACGGTGCCGTGTGGACAACGTCAGCAAAATGACCACAAATGCATGCTGCGTGCCTTGGCCACGCTGTACGTGAATGGGGTGGACATCAACTGGACAAATGTAACTCAGGACGCAGCTGAATGGACGCCCGTCCCGACATATGCCTGGCAGCACCAACAACATTGGCAAGAGGCTGAATCTTCACGGAAAAGGAGGCTGGGTCTCGAGGATCGCACCTTCAAGGGGCAAAACGGGAACATCACCCTGGAAAAGTTCCCCTTCCTTGCAGATCACGTTGTGAATGACAGCGTGGTGTTCCCAGGTGCGGGATACATCGAATACATGGTGCAGATGGCTGTAGATAGCTCTGAGAACCCAACACTGGAGGACATTCAGTTTAAACACGTCCTTGTTTGGCCAGAAGTCAGCAACAAAACGAACGCCACCATCCAGCTGACGTACGCAAAGGAGGGAAGGAAACTGGAGGTAGCCACAGACAGAGTCCACGCAGGGTGTCTCTTCATTCAACCGAACAATGTCAGCTCTGAGAGTGTCCTGGACACGACGCCTACAGAGGCCATGGAAAAGGTCACGTGCCAGAATTTCTACGAACGATTCAGTGACTTGGGACTGATGTACGGTCCCGAGTTTCAGGTTGTGAACGAGGCCTTCGTAGGCGACTGGAAAGCCATTGGTTTCCTCAAGCCAGCAACAGATGCACAGCAAAGAGTCCAAACGGCAACACTGGATGGATGCTTTCAGGTTGCCCTCGCTGCCATAGGACCCTGCTCAACTCTATATCTCCCTACTCAGATCAAGACATTCCGAATGTTTGCACCCTCTCTACCGCTAGGGGAACACATGGTAGCATATGCCACAGTTGTCTCCCGTTCCAGCATGTCAGTCAAGGCTAACATAACACTGGCGACAGGCCAGGGGAACATCCTTGCACAAATCGACGGGTTCGAAGCGACAAATGTTTCCGGTATCAACTCAGACGTCGACACAGACAGCTGTCTGTATGAAACAAGATGGCAGCCTGTCATCTCTCCTCTGCCAGAAACAAGTATCTTCTGTGACCTGTTCAAGGAAGAACATCTACAGAAACAGTACAGCGATGACATGGAGATGATAGAGGCAGCAGAGAAAGCCCTGCCTAGCCTCAAACGCCTGGCGTTATCCTACGTCCAACTTGCATTGGATACTGTTCCAGACTCCGAGGTCAGCCCAAGAAACAAGAGGTACATAGAGAGGCTCAGAACAGTCATCGACGACATGGGCAAGGGAACACGTGACACGATGTCCCTGGAAGAGATCCACAAGTCCCTGGACGAGATGAGAATAGAAGTACCGGCGATGGGGCTCGAGTTCAGCATGCTGCAGCGTCTTGGAGACATTCTGCCGACCATTCTCCGTGACCCCTCAGCTGCCCTGCCGATTCTCTTTGCAGCCGACTGCCTAGCTGAATACTTCATGGACTCACTGACAACAAGGCTATACTACCGCGCTTGCACTGATGCCATAGAACAAGCTGTGAAGACCACACTCGAACGCAAACAAACTGTTCGTATCCTTGAAGTCGGGGGTCGCATGGGGGGACTTGCACGCTACCTACTGAAACCTCTCAAAGACCAAGGAGATGCGGGGCACATTGAGTACGTCTTTACCGATCTGAACACAACCTTCTTTGCACATGCCAGCCAAGTACTTGAAGATTACAATTTCGTCAAGTACCAACAGCTCGACATTGAGAAAGCGGTGGAGCCACAGGACTTCATCCCAGGAACGTTCGACATCGTTGTCTGCATGGACACCCTTCACTCGGCGGTGGACGTGATGGAAGGCTTACAGAACATGCAAAGTCTTCTCTGTCCCGGTGGCTGGCTTGTCATGTTTGAAGCGACAAACGCTTTCTACATGTGCGAGGTTGTGTTTGGATCATTGGAGCTTTGTTGGGTGTATGATGATGACTACAGGACGGACACATGTTGGCTCTCCAGGGAAGGGTGGAGCAACCTTTTCACAGAAGGAGGAATGCACGATGTCGTGAGCGTGACATCGCCTCAAGAGTTCTTTCACTCTATCACCATCGGCAGAAAACCAACGCCCTCACTATCAGTTCCTGCTATCTTGCAGACTGATGACAGTCAACAGTGGCTTCTCGTGGGTGATCCCGATAGCCCCCTTACCAGCACAATTCAGAGACTGCTGCCAGACAACACAATGGTACATTCCATCGGTGACAGGATCGAGATCCACAGCGAAGGCCCCCCAATAAGAGTTGTGTACGTCTGGCCAGAAGACGACAAGTCCCTGGCATACACCCGGTCCCTAACCAACGCCCTGTACCAGGCGTCCGGGAGAGTTCAGGACATGTGGGTTTTCACAGTAGGTGGCAGTGCCGAGTGTGCACGTCCGACAGCATCTGCCGCCTCGGGCTTCTTCCGAGTTGTGAACAACGAGATCAGAGACCTCCCAATCTACACAGTAGATCTGCCTTCGGACCTTCTGAACGGCTTAACAGACGTGGTCGAGACCCTGCTTAAGTCCTGCCCGCCCGAGAGGGAGCTATCCATCCGTGACGGCGAAGTCCTGACGCCAAGGCTCATGAAGACGTCCATCTCAGACGACATCAGCACGTCGCCCTCCGGAAGCTGGGCTCTGGATATCGCTCCAGGGAAGACAGGAACATTGGATGATATGGCGTTCTACGAGCAAACATCCACATGTCTGTCAGACAACGAAGTCAAAGTCAAGGTTCATGCGGCGGGCTTGAATTTCAAAGATGTGATGATGGCTCTTGGCCTTCTCGAAGGGCTCAACTTGCAAACACAGTTTGGCCTGGAATGTTCAGGAACAGTCGTGGAAGTCGGTAATGATGTAAAGAATATCAAAGTTGGAGACGAGGTCATCGCCTTTGGCGACCACTGCTTCGCGTCACACGTGACTTGTGACCAGCACTTCGTCATGGCAAAGCCTTCACGCATCAGCTGGACGGATGCAGCCGGGTTCAGCATGGTTTACATTACCGCATACTACGCCTTGATCGAGAGAGCACGGCTCCAAGAAGGGCAGACAGTGCTGATCCACTCTGCCTGTGGCGGGGTGGGACAAGCAGCCATACAAGTGGCAGGCATGGTTGGGGCCCGTTTGTTCTGTACCGCCGGATCTGAAGACAAGCGTAACTACCTACGGCAGATGGGAATCACACACGTGTCTGACTCCAGGTCTACCCAGTTCTACCATGACGTCATGGAATGGACAGATGGGGAAGGAGTAGATGTCGTCCTCAGCTCATTGTACGGTGACCTGCAAACTGCTACCATGAAGTCTCTAAAAGCCGGAGGTACCTTCTGCGAAATCGGGAAACGCTCCATTCTCGAAGGCGTGGGCATGGACATGGGACCACTGCTGAACAACAAGACGTTCCTCTCTGTTCAGCTAGATCTTCTGATGAAGGAAAGACCGAACTACGTCCGAAAGATGATGGAGACAATCTGCTCTCTTCTGGAGAAGGGACTTGTCGCTCCCGTACTGACGACAGTTAAAACTATTGACGACTACAAGGAGACGTTTCGGTGGATGTCAAAGGGCCAACATGTCGGCAAGGTTGTCTTTGAGATGCCTGCTAAGTTTGAGCCAGAGAGCGTGGTGCCATCTACACACATACTCGAGGCGAACGGCACTTACCTCATTACTGGCGGGTTTGGTGGAGTTGGACAAGCCCTGGCCCGTTGGCTTGTAGACCATGGAGCAAAGCACATTGCCCTCCTGTCCAGAAATGGATGCAAAACAGCTGAAAACGTTCACACTGTAGAGTACATTGAGTCCAAAGGCGGAAAAGTGTACACTTACGAGGTGGACGTTTCAAACAAGACATCGCTGTCAAACGTGCTGAACCATCTTAGAGCCGACACCTCAGTTCCTGTGCTGAAAGGGATCTTCCATCTCGCCGCTGTCATTGATGACGCCAATGTCTTGGACGTGAAGGACAGTCAGCTGGAAAAGTCTCTAGCAGCAAAGGCGTGGGGAGCCCTTCACCTGCATGAGCTGACACAGGATGATGACCTGGACATCTTCTTCCTGCTGTCATCTGTCACTGCCGCCTGGGGGAATCCAGAGCAATGTGGGTATGTGGCGGCCAACAGCATCCTGGACGCCCTCGCTGAACACCGGCACCGGCGAGGCCTCCCGGCACTGTCTCTACAGCTTGGAGCTGTCAGAGGTGTGGGGATCCTGGAGGGGAACACTAAAGCAGCCAAAATCGTCACAGGGAAGGGCATGCTGACTCTCCACATTGACGAGTGCCTCCAGATGTTGCCACGTCTGCTAAAGGCCAGAGACAGGCCTGTTGTCACGCTCGCCAACATG GATTGGGTCAAATGTATGCAGTTCTCATATCCGACGAGCATGAAGTTCCGTCATCTTGCAGTTGGAAAGAACAAGGAGAAGACTG TTGATGCTGACTTGAACGAAGACGACCTACGCGAGCAGGTTCTGGAGCAGCTCGGCCAGATCCTCTGCATGCCTCCCGGCCAGATCGACCCCGACCAGCCCATGATCAACTACGGCGTGGACTCCCTGATGGCGGTGGACATTGTCAACTGGATGAACAAGAACTTCGACCTCAGCGTGTCCCAACTGGACATCTTGGGCGGAATGACAACGACCACGTTAGTGGGAAAAGCTGTAGTTGGGGAGGTAGCACTTCCCTTGCGCAAGTAG
- the LOC136432998 gene encoding dimethylaniline monooxygenase [N-oxide-forming] 2-like has product MGSKRVAIIGAGVSGLTSIKACLEEGLQPVCFEQHEDLGGVWYYSDDVRPNQGAAMYRSLITNSSKEMMSFSDFPFPKDTPPYLPYHRVHTYLQDYAQHFDLKKYIRFGTQVSRIEKTEAFDETGRWEVRTVQTGYSDGEQKEIFDAIMVCNGVFARPYVPDVPGLSDFAGITMHSQEYRTAQQFSGKKVVVVGAGNSAGDVAAEIAQVASQVYLSLRDGAWVLPRLAQAGVPRDMMLRRVLMGMPEVIVNKIIKGEANARVCHDNYGLTCPADPLKHSVMANDEIGYRLATGQVLTKPQLSRFTQHAARFADGSTVDGLDAVVFATGFNLAFNFSDKSILNNNAEDLNLYKLVFPAELTKPTLSVIGCLSTIGAHPPIYELQARWAVRVFLGLNKLPDKETMLKRIRSDKQELKQRFGYVKLQMMNVPYRDDIAEEIGVKPSFWRLLPRDPKLAFLCYFGPAFSVQYRLLGPHPWSGAAGHAKSALANTLYPFRSPALDKEQSGLSLAKVVKFLLLVGVLMAVFNRFM; this is encoded by the exons ATGGGTTCTAAGAGAGTGGCCATTATAGGAGCCGGAGTGAGCGGACTCACGTCAATCAAGGCTTGTCTGGAGGAGGGGCTTCAGCCTGTCTGTTTCGAGCAACATGAGGATCTCG GCGGCGTGTGGTACTACTCTGACGATGTCAGGCCCAACCAGGGGGCCGCCATGTACCGCTCTCTCATCACAAACTCCAGTAAAGAAATGATGTCATTCAGCGACTTCCCCTTCCCCAAGGACACGCCCCCCTACCTGCCGTACCACCGTGTGCACACATATCTACAGGACTACGCTCAGCACTTCGACCTGAAGAAATACATCCGATTCGGCACACAG GTCAGTCGCATAGAGAAGACAGAAGCCTTTGATGAGACTGGCCGGTGGGAGGTCCGTACTGTACAGACGGGTTATAGCGACGGGGAACAGAAAGAGATCTTTGACGCCATCATG GTGTGTAACGGTGTGTTCGCCCGGCCCTACGTTCCAGACGTGCCTGGTCTGTCGGACTTCGCAGGTATCACCATGCACAGTCAGGAGTACCGGACTGCCCAACAGTTTTCGGGGAAGAAGGTGGTTGTTGTAG GGGCGGGAAACTCTGCAGGCGACGTGGCGGCGGAGATCGCTCAGGTGGCGTCACAG GTGTACCTGAGTCTGAGGGACGGTGCCTGGGTGCTGCCCCGGCTGGCTCAGGCCGGGGTGCCGCGGGACATGATGCTGCGCCGGGTACTGATGGGCATGCCCGAGGTCATCGTCAACAAAATCATCAAGGGCGAGGCGAACGCCAGAGTGTGTCATGACAACTACGGGCTGACGTGTCCGGCGGACCCGCTCAAACACTCCGTCATGGCGAATGACGAAATAGGTTACAGACTGGCCACTGGGCAG GTCCTCACGAAGCCCCAGCTGTCCCGGTTCACCCAGCACGCTGCTCGGTTCGCGGACGGCAGTACAGTGGACGGGCTGGACGCTGTGGTGTTCGCCACTGGCTTCAACCTGGCCTTTAACTTCAGTGACAAGTCCATCCTTAATA ATAACGCGGAGGACCTGAACTTGTACAAGTTGGTGTTCCCTGCGGAGCTTACAAAACCCACCCTGTCTGTGATCGGCTGCCTGTCTACCATCGGGGCACATCCTCCTATCTACGAACTACAGGCTCGCTGGGCCGTCAGGGTGTTCTTG gGTCTGAATAAGCTTCCCGATAAGGAGACCATGCTGAAGCGGATCCGCTCCGACAAACAGGAGCTGAAGCAGCGGTTCGGCTACGTCAAGCTGCAG ATGATGAACGTGCCGTACCGGGATGACATTGCCGAAGAGATCGGAGTCAAACCATCATTTTGGAGGCTCCTTCCTCGGGACCCAAAATTAGCTTTCCTCTGCTACTTCGGCCCCGCCTTCTCTGTCCAGTACCGCCTGCTGGGTCCGCATCCCTGGTCAGGTGCAGCCGGCCACGCCAAGTCAGCCCTGGCCAACACCCTGTACCCCTTCAGGTCACCTGCTCTGGACAAGGAACAGTCGGGCCTTTCACTGGCCAAAGTTGTCAAGTTTCTCTTGTTGGTCGGGGTTCTGATGGCGGTGTTTAATCGTTTTATGTAA
- the LOC136433001 gene encoding nmrA-like family domain-containing protein 1, translated as MAKVITVFGATGAQGGGVANALLEDSDFQVRVVTRSASSDKAQALQERGAEVVQASYDDPCTLGPALQDAHGTFVVTNYWEHRDFDRAVQQGKAVADAAKAAGVQHVVFSTLEHVHKMAGFPVLHFDSKALVEEYMTSLDLPATFVKYPFFYENYLKVRKIRKLEDGNYEIGYPMEGAALDGASVADLGFAIRAIFRNRDQWLHRSVGFSADKLTIQQHAETLSKHLAPKVFKATKMTAERFCKLGFPGAEELGNGFKFCRIHSCERSGELTRQLYPAVRSFHTWVADNKEALLNTLD; from the exons ATGGCTAAAGTTATCACTGTTTTCGGTGCAACAG GGGCGCAAGGAGGTGGAGTGGCCAATGCCCTTCTGGAAGACTCGGACTTCCAAGTTCGAGTAGTGACTAGAAGCGCCTCTAGCGACAAGGCTCAGGCACTGCAGGAGAGAGGTGCTGAAGTCGTTCAGGCCAGTTATGATGACCCCTGCACACTGGGACCGGCACTGCAG gacgCGCACGGAACGTTTGTGGTGACCAACTACTGGGAACATCGAGACTTTGATCGGGCAGTCCAGCAG GGTAAAGCGGTCGCGGATGCAGCAAAAGCTGCCGGCGTACAGCACGTGGTGTTCAGCACTCTCGAGCACGTCCACAAGATGGCGGGTTTCCCCGTTCTGCACTTCGACTCCAAAGCGCTGGTAGAGGAGTATATGACGTCACTCGACCTTCCAGCTACTTTCGTCAAGTATCCTTTCTTCTACGAGAACTATCTCAAGGTCCGCAAGATACGGAAACTGGAGGATGGGAATTATGAGATCG GATATCCGATGGAGGGCGCTGCATTGGACGGCGCCAGTGTTGCTGACCTGGGTTTTGCCATCAGGGCGATCTTCAGGAACAGGGACCAATGGCTGCACCGGTCTGTCGGCTTTAGTGCGGACAAGCTGACCATCCAACAACACGCAGAGACTCTGTCCAAACACCTGGCGCCAAAGGTGTTCAAGGCGACCAAG ATGACCGCAGAGAGGTTCTGTAAGCTGGGTTTCCCGGGAGCTGAGGAACTCGGCAATGGGTTCAAGTTCTGCCGCATCCATAGCTGTGAGCGCAGCGGTGAGCTGACCCGCCAGCTGTACCCGGCCGTGAGGAGCTTCCACACGTGGGTGGCTGACAACAAGGAGGCGCTGCTGAACACGCTGGACTAG